The proteins below come from a single Zhouia spongiae genomic window:
- a CDS encoding zinc-dependent metalloprotease, whose protein sequence is MLKQLSSKFLLVLSVLLVLSSCATINKAGKSKKADGATAKAPAKNPNGNGIQPYNKVITKDAKSDAGLFTVHKLDEKYFYEIPDSLFEREMLMVTRIAKTANGLGFGGGKQNEQVLRWQKKDKKVLLRVVSYNVVANDSLPVHEAVVNSNFEPVLATFPVKAIGKDSTSTVIDVTSLFEGDIKPLGLPLRARKGFKVTRLENDKSFIESIKSYPQNIESRHVKTYSAGEPPSNTTTGTISIELNNSMILLPKVPMKRRYFDERVGWFTSSQTDYGLDVQRSKSVEYLDRWRLEVKDEDIEKFKRGELVEPKKPIVYYIDRATPEKWRKYIKQGVEDWQVAFEAAGFKNAIIAKDAPTPEEDPEWSPEDVRYSVVRYLASPIPNANGPHVSDPRSGEILESDINWYHNVMSLLRGWFFVQTAAINPEAQSTEFKDEVMGRLIRFVSSHEVGHTLGLPHNMGSSIAYPVEKLRDAAFTQKYGTAPSIMDYARFNYVAQPGDEGVALMPNIGIYDKYSISWGYRPILDKTAEEEKEILNQWILKHAGDPLYRFGHQQAGNVVDPSSQTEDLGDNAMLASEYGIRNLKRIVPNLIKWTTTEGETYEDLGEMYGHVISQFNRYMGHVSNNIGGVYEYYKAAGQDGAVYTHVDKNHQKEALQFVIDQLFETPEWLLNQEIFNKIEYSGSIERIRGLQARSLNNILSVGKMARMIENEAANGNDAYKLTDMMRDLRNGLWTELRSGKAIDTYRRNLQRAHIDRLAYLMTAPNQSAAKGSRYVKGTAVNTSQSDIRAVVRAELKSLQNAIRSGLGRTGNSMSRIHLQDASERIDAILNPNG, encoded by the coding sequence ATTTTGAAACAACTATCCTCTAAGTTCCTTTTGGTTCTTTCAGTATTATTGGTATTATCGTCGTGCGCTACGATCAATAAGGCCGGAAAATCTAAAAAAGCAGACGGCGCTACAGCTAAAGCTCCTGCTAAAAATCCTAATGGTAATGGTATTCAGCCTTATAACAAGGTAATTACTAAAGATGCCAAAAGCGATGCCGGGTTATTTACAGTACACAAACTGGATGAAAAGTATTTTTATGAAATTCCTGATTCTCTTTTTGAACGTGAGATGTTAATGGTTACTCGTATTGCAAAAACTGCCAACGGATTAGGATTTGGCGGAGGTAAGCAGAACGAGCAAGTATTACGTTGGCAAAAGAAAGACAAGAAAGTACTATTAAGAGTAGTTTCTTATAATGTGGTAGCCAATGATTCACTTCCGGTTCATGAAGCTGTGGTAAATTCGAATTTTGAACCGGTACTTGCTACTTTCCCGGTAAAAGCAATAGGTAAAGATTCAACAAGTACGGTGATTGATGTAACTTCCCTTTTTGAAGGAGATATAAAACCTTTAGGATTACCGTTGCGTGCAAGAAAAGGATTTAAGGTTACACGTCTTGAAAACGACAAGTCCTTTATCGAAAGTATAAAAAGCTATCCGCAGAATATCGAATCCAGACACGTTAAAACCTATAGTGCCGGAGAGCCACCTTCAAACACTACTACAGGTACGATCTCAATCGAGCTTAACAACTCGATGATCCTATTGCCTAAAGTGCCGATGAAACGTCGTTATTTTGACGAGCGCGTAGGATGGTTTACCAGTTCACAAACAGATTATGGATTAGATGTACAACGAAGCAAAAGTGTTGAGTACCTTGATCGTTGGAGACTTGAGGTTAAAGACGAAGATATCGAAAAGTTTAAAAGAGGCGAACTGGTAGAGCCTAAAAAACCTATTGTATACTATATTGACAGGGCTACACCGGAAAAATGGAGAAAATATATCAAGCAAGGTGTCGAAGACTGGCAGGTAGCCTTTGAAGCAGCCGGATTTAAGAATGCTATTATCGCTAAAGATGCTCCGACCCCGGAAGAAGACCCTGAGTGGAGTCCGGAAGATGTTCGTTATTCAGTAGTGCGTTATTTAGCCTCTCCGATACCGAATGCTAACGGCCCTCACGTTAGTGACCCCAGATCGGGAGAAATCCTTGAAAGTGATATTAACTGGTATCATAATGTAATGTCGTTACTTAGAGGCTGGTTCTTTGTGCAGACAGCAGCCATCAACCCTGAAGCACAAAGTACTGAGTTTAAAGATGAAGTAATGGGACGTCTGATCCGTTTTGTGTCATCACATGAGGTTGGACATACCTTAGGTTTGCCACACAACATGGGAAGTAGTATTGCTTATCCTGTAGAAAAATTACGCGATGCGGCTTTTACTCAAAAATATGGTACTGCCCCGTCTATCATGGATTATGCCCGTTTTAACTATGTGGCACAACCGGGCGATGAAGGAGTTGCCTTAATGCCGAATATCGGTATCTATGATAAGTACTCTATTTCTTGGGGCTACAGACCTATTCTGGATAAAACTGCCGAAGAAGAAAAAGAAATTCTTAACCAATGGATTTTAAAACATGCAGGAGACCCACTCTACAGATTCGGACATCAACAGGCAGGTAATGTTGTAGATCCGAGTTCTCAGACTGAAGACCTGGGTGATAACGCCATGCTGGCCAGTGAGTATGGTATCAGGAACTTAAAGCGTATTGTTCCGAATTTAATCAAGTGGACAACCACAGAAGGGGAGACATACGAAGATTTAGGAGAGATGTATGGACATGTCATCAGCCAGTTCAACCGTTATATGGGCCATGTCTCTAATAACATCGGTGGGGTGTATGAGTATTATAAAGCAGCCGGACAGGATGGAGCCGTTTATACTCATGTTGACAAAAACCATCAGAAAGAAGCATTACAGTTTGTAATAGACCAGTTGTTTGAAACCCCGGAATGGCTATTAAATCAGGAAATATTCAATAAGATAGAATACTCAGGGTCTATAGAGCGTATACGCGGTTTACAAGCCCGTAGCTTAAACAACATTTTAAGTGTTGGTAAGATGGCACGTATGATCGAAAATGAAGCTGCTAACGGAAATGACGCATACAAGTTAACCGATATGATGCGTGATTTGAGAAATGGACTATGGACTGAACTGAGATCCGGCAAAGCTATAGATACATATCGCAGAAATTTACAACGCGCACATATCGACAGGTTAGCATACTTAATGACAGCACCGAACCAGAGCGCCGCAAAAGGAAGCAGGTATGTAAAAGGTACGGCAGTAAATACAAGCCAGTCAGATATTAGAGCCGTTGTAAGAGCCGAACTAAAATCATTACAGAATGCCATCCGGTCTGGACTTGGGAGAACAGGAAATAGTAT
- the corA gene encoding magnesium/cobalt transporter CorA has product MTKKTINLKSAIKKQFRSQRQIGKAPGTITYMGNREDGKYAVTVIDYSEDLFDFQTLTKVEDALTFKEQVNVTWFNVYGLSNEKEIDKLGNYFNINPLVLEDIVNTNQRPKIDEYDDYVFATLKMLYLDKDYEIATEHCAIILCENNVLLFQEIELDVFEGVRDRIKNKYGRIRTRQSDYLFFALIDAIIDQYFVVTENIAAKIDALEEEVYNHPDQATAEKIQKLKKEVLSVRKWVVPVKDLVNRIIESEHHLITKETKLFLRDALDHSIQIHENIQLYRELITNLMEVYMTNMSNKMNEVMKVLTIIATIFIPLTFIAGVYGMNFRNMPELEYRYGYHVVLGLMLVIFILMVLYFKRKRWF; this is encoded by the coding sequence ATGACTAAGAAAACAATCAATTTAAAATCTGCCATTAAAAAACAATTTCGCTCGCAACGACAAATTGGGAAAGCACCGGGAACCATTACCTATATGGGTAACCGCGAGGATGGTAAATATGCGGTTACCGTTATCGATTATTCTGAAGACTTATTCGATTTTCAGACACTCACTAAAGTTGAAGATGCCCTCACATTTAAGGAGCAGGTAAATGTTACCTGGTTTAATGTGTATGGACTCAGTAATGAAAAGGAAATCGATAAACTTGGTAATTATTTCAATATAAATCCACTGGTTTTAGAAGATATTGTAAACACCAATCAACGCCCTAAGATCGATGAGTACGACGATTATGTGTTTGCAACTCTTAAAATGCTTTATCTCGATAAAGATTATGAAATAGCTACAGAGCACTGTGCTATCATTCTCTGTGAAAATAATGTATTGCTTTTTCAGGAAATAGAATTAGATGTTTTTGAAGGGGTTCGCGACCGTATTAAAAACAAGTACGGACGTATCCGGACCCGGCAGTCAGATTATTTGTTCTTTGCTTTAATCGATGCTATTATCGATCAATATTTTGTGGTTACAGAAAATATTGCCGCAAAGATCGATGCATTGGAGGAAGAGGTATACAATCATCCTGACCAGGCTACGGCTGAAAAAATACAAAAGTTAAAGAAAGAGGTGCTTTCCGTACGAAAGTGGGTGGTTCCGGTAAAAGATCTGGTAAACCGTATTATAGAATCAGAACACCATTTAATAACCAAAGAAACGAAACTCTTTTTAAGGGATGCCTTGGATCACAGCATCCAAATTCATGAGAATATCCAGTTATACAGAGAACTCATCACCAACCTTATGGAGGTGTATATGACGAATATGAGTAATAAAATGAATGAGGTAATGAAAGTGCTGACCATCATCGCAACTATCTTTATTCCGCTCACATTTATTGCAGGCGTGTACGGTATGAATTTCAGAAACATGCCCGAATTAGAATACAGGTACGGATATCATGTAGTATTAGGGTTAATGCTCGTTATTTTTATATTAATGGTATTGTACTTTAAGCGCAAACGGTGGTTTTGA
- a CDS encoding HisA/HisF-related TIM barrel protein, translated as MRIIPAIDIIDGKCVRLTKGDYSTKKIYNEDPLEVAKNFETHGIQSLHLVDLDGAKSSHIVNYKVLEKIASKTSLKIDFGGGLKSDEDLKIAFESGANQITGGSIAVKNPEVFKQWILKYGSEKIILGADANHEKIAVSGWQEESAEELIPFIQRYQKEGVNYVICTDISKDGMLQGPSFELYQKILSECNTKDMSVRAQSRTEQEKLTQNESQQRQGIKLIASGGISTFDELPKLAELGCEGTIIGKAIYEGRIRLQQLEQFILSS; from the coding sequence ATACAACGAAGATCCGCTAGAGGTCGCTAAAAACTTCGAGACCCACGGGATACAGTCGTTGCATCTGGTAGACCTGGACGGGGCTAAGTCAAGTCATATTGTTAACTACAAAGTCCTGGAAAAGATAGCATCCAAAACAAGTTTAAAAATTGACTTTGGAGGAGGTTTAAAATCTGATGAAGATTTAAAAATAGCCTTTGAGAGTGGAGCCAATCAAATTACAGGAGGAAGTATAGCCGTTAAAAACCCGGAAGTATTTAAACAATGGATATTAAAATACGGAAGTGAAAAGATCATTCTTGGGGCTGATGCTAATCACGAAAAAATAGCGGTAAGCGGATGGCAGGAAGAATCGGCGGAAGAATTGATACCTTTTATACAACGCTATCAAAAAGAAGGTGTTAACTATGTAATATGCACAGATATTTCTAAAGACGGTATGTTGCAAGGTCCTTCTTTTGAATTGTACCAAAAAATTTTATCTGAATGTAATACAAAAGACATGTCAGTTCGGGCGCAGTCGAGAACAGAACAGGAAAAACTCACTCAGAACGAATCTCAGCAGCGTCAAGGTATAAAACTGATTGCCTCCGGAGGTATTTCAACCTTTGATGAGTTACCTAAACTGGCTGAATTAGGTTGTGAAGGTACTATTATCGGTAAAGCCATATACGAAGGAAGAATTAGACTACAACAACTGGAGCAGTTTATTTTAAGTAGTTAA
- a CDS encoding S41 family peptidase, with amino-acid sequence MLIIKRLSIRTLFIVFFSLFGCNQNKCNLNGTWEQEGYGRILQIKDSLFAYYNITEESCLPLVEKDNFNGRWKLVKATDTELVLNPGGEVDYSFTRIDSIPENCNKATYNNTPKENFEVLWKTFNDHYAFFKPRNINWNDIYKKYLPVIDTVSSDKELYSVFKEILNQFDDGHIKLIVPDSLKEISKPETIAKTKPIIKERIKADIIKEYVSDAKTYNHVVTWGKLKHNSYGYIHISDMNNFAHYVANEIADKQEFRNRYDEISQAKKPKELFNDEVAGVDYIMNKILNDFKDTDAIVVDLRFNGGGYGRVALQLLQYFIKESRHVMTIKAKNKDHFTDNQKIILTPAKSGYKGELIVLTSHNTASAAEVFVLGTLAYPEIKRYGSSTRGIFSEILWKNLPNGWEFSLSNEIYTDINGIGYEVKGIPPNYKMSYPKLKSDFYKSFYKKNGFHDHLLDSLLLDHRDLNAPTLALVK; translated from the coding sequence TTGCTCATTATAAAAAGACTATCTATACGAACACTTTTCATTGTATTCTTCTCATTATTCGGTTGTAATCAGAATAAGTGTAACCTGAATGGTACATGGGAACAGGAAGGGTATGGCAGAATACTTCAGATAAAGGACTCGCTTTTTGCCTACTATAACATAACCGAAGAATCATGTTTGCCACTAGTTGAAAAGGACAATTTTAATGGACGATGGAAGCTAGTAAAAGCAACGGATACCGAATTGGTTTTAAACCCGGGAGGAGAAGTAGATTATAGTTTTACCCGGATTGATTCCATTCCTGAAAATTGTAATAAAGCCACTTATAACAACACACCAAAAGAAAATTTTGAGGTACTATGGAAGACATTTAATGACCATTATGCCTTTTTTAAGCCGCGAAATATAAATTGGAATGATATTTATAAAAAATATTTACCTGTAATCGATACCGTTAGTTCGGATAAGGAGCTGTATAGTGTATTCAAAGAAATCTTAAACCAGTTCGATGATGGACATATAAAATTAATAGTGCCAGATTCATTAAAAGAGATTTCAAAACCTGAAACAATTGCAAAAACAAAACCAATAATTAAAGAAAGAATAAAAGCAGATATTATTAAAGAATATGTTTCTGATGCTAAGACCTATAATCATGTTGTTACATGGGGCAAATTAAAGCATAACAGCTATGGCTACATTCATATATCAGACATGAATAATTTTGCACATTATGTTGCTAATGAAATAGCAGACAAACAAGAATTCCGTAATAGATATGATGAGATAAGTCAAGCCAAAAAGCCTAAGGAACTTTTTAATGATGAAGTAGCAGGAGTAGATTATATAATGAATAAAATTCTAAATGATTTTAAAGATACTGACGCTATTGTAGTCGATTTAAGGTTTAACGGAGGTGGTTATGGCCGTGTTGCGCTTCAATTGCTGCAATATTTCATTAAGGAATCAAGACACGTTATGACGATTAAAGCAAAAAATAAAGATCACTTTACCGATAATCAAAAAATAATTCTAACACCTGCCAAGAGCGGTTATAAAGGGGAGTTAATTGTTCTTACGAGTCACAATACCGCAAGTGCTGCAGAAGTCTTTGTATTAGGAACACTGGCTTATCCTGAAATTAAAAGATATGGGTCATCAACCCGTGGTATTTTTTCAGAAATTCTGTGGAAGAACCTCCCAAACGGATGGGAGTTCAGCCTTTCTAATGAAATTTATACTGATATTAATGGTATTGGCTATGAGGTGAAAGGAATCCCGCCAAACTATAAGATGAGTTATCCAAAGCTAAAATCCGACTTCTATAAAAGTTTTTATAAGAAAAATGGCTTTCACGATCACCTTTTAGACAGCTTGTTACTCGATCATCGAGATTTAAATGCTCCGACGCTTGCCCTTGTGAAATAG
- the hisF gene encoding imidazole glycerol phosphate synthase subunit HisF, which translates to MLTKRIIPCLDIKNGRTVKGVNFVDLRDAGDPVELAGIYAREGADELVFLDISATEERRRTLAELVLHVAEKVNIPFTVGGGISSVEDVDRLLKCGADKVSVNSSAVKNPQLINDLAAKFGSQCVVVAIDAKQIDGQWKVHLVGGKVPTGLDLFEWAKEVEQRGAGEILFTSMDHDGTKNGFANEALSRLSTELNIPIIASGGAGKIEDFIDTFKEGKADAALAASVFHFKEIEILELKRKLEEQNIPVRL; encoded by the coding sequence ATGTTAACAAAACGAATAATACCTTGTTTGGATATAAAAAACGGGAGAACTGTTAAGGGAGTAAACTTTGTTGACCTTCGGGATGCGGGAGATCCGGTTGAACTTGCTGGGATCTATGCCAGGGAAGGAGCAGACGAACTGGTGTTTTTAGACATTTCTGCGACAGAAGAGCGGAGAAGAACTTTGGCAGAGCTGGTTTTGCATGTTGCGGAAAAGGTGAATATACCATTTACTGTAGGCGGCGGCATAAGTTCGGTAGAAGATGTAGATCGTTTACTGAAATGTGGCGCTGATAAAGTATCTGTGAACTCTTCTGCGGTTAAAAATCCGCAGTTAATCAACGATCTTGCCGCTAAATTTGGCAGCCAATGTGTCGTTGTAGCCATTGATGCAAAACAAATAGACGGACAGTGGAAAGTGCATTTGGTCGGAGGTAAAGTTCCTACCGGATTAGATCTGTTTGAATGGGCAAAAGAAGTAGAACAACGAGGGGCAGGCGAGATCCTGTTTACCTCCATGGATCATGACGGAACTAAAAACGGATTTGCCAATGAAGCACTTTCAAGGTTGTCAACAGAACTTAATATTCCAATTATTGCTTCAGGTGGGGCCGGCAAAATAGAAGATTTTATAGACACCTTTAAGGAAGGTAAGGCAGATGCAGCTTTGGCTGCAAGTGTATTTCATTTTAAAGAAATTGAGATCTTGGAGTTAAAGAGAAAATTAGAAGAACAAAACATACCAGTAAGACTTTAA
- the hisIE gene encoding bifunctional phosphoribosyl-AMP cyclohydrolase/phosphoribosyl-ATP diphosphatase HisIE yields the protein MLEINFNKNKDGLVPAIIQDVSTKNVLMLGYMNEEAYVKTLETRKVTFYSRTKQRLWTKGEESGNFLNLINIKVDCDNDTLLIQADPVGPVCHKGTDTCWAEENISGFGFFSVLEDIIKSRQQSADADSSYVASLFAKGINKIAQKVGEEAVETVIEAKDDNEELFLNESADLLFHYLILLRAKGYSLKDIEKVLQDRHR from the coding sequence ATGTTAGAAATAAACTTTAATAAAAACAAAGATGGCTTGGTTCCCGCTATTATCCAGGATGTCAGCACTAAGAATGTATTGATGCTGGGATATATGAACGAAGAAGCTTACGTAAAAACACTTGAAACAAGAAAAGTAACTTTCTATAGCAGGACCAAACAACGTTTATGGACCAAAGGAGAAGAGAGCGGCAATTTTCTGAATCTTATCAATATTAAGGTCGACTGCGACAATGATACGCTCTTAATTCAGGCAGACCCGGTAGGGCCGGTTTGCCACAAAGGTACAGATACCTGCTGGGCAGAAGAAAACATTTCCGGTTTCGGCTTTTTTAGTGTATTGGAAGACATTATAAAAAGCAGGCAACAAAGTGCCGATGCAGATAGTAGTTATGTAGCTTCATTATTTGCCAAAGGAATCAATAAGATAGCACAGAAAGTAGGAGAGGAAGCTGTAGAAACAGTTATAGAAGCAAAAGACGATAACGAAGAACTTTTTTTAAATGAAAGTGCCGACTTATTGTTTCATTACTTAATATTGCTCAGGGCAAAGGGTTATTCGTTGAAAGATATTGAAAAGGTTTTACAGGACAGACACCGATAA